From one Octopus bimaculoides isolate UCB-OBI-ISO-001 chromosome 1, ASM119413v2, whole genome shotgun sequence genomic stretch:
- the LOC106879033 gene encoding atypical kinase COQ8B, mitochondrial has translation MSRRTNELIGLFKGIESISKALIEINSKELNTFWQNSSLKTASENVASCASQRVQTSGFSGSDARQRISDSFQILSQQTFGIFNALFNQNSLKKDIEVEESDEDVLSDFPNIYNTEDGIDDIVIQSELFAPKSTEEKEQISPDIKEERNTIEVPAVEMEPPKNLSDEQSSHEYETVTTIKDPELLSPKYNLETKQELSSISKERRVPSSRIARLVSYSGLAAGLGIGALAEVTRRTLGKKTPDQVSKTILGPSPFMTEANIERVVSTLCRVRGAALKLGQMMSIQDNTLISPELQKIFERVRMSADFMPKWQMMKILNSELGSEWQNKVLSFDEKPFAAASIGQVHQVTLLDGKMAAMKIQYPGVAESIDSDINNLMGVLKIWNFIPKGAYLDNMIVVAKKELTWEVDYSREAECGQRFYELLKDDPVFVIPEVYKELSTSRVLTTGYIEGVAIDKCIEIDQETRDWIGKHLLRLTLNELFNFRFMQTDPNWANFFFIPETKRIGLLDFGASREFSKSFVDRYMKVIKSASDQNRDGILSGSLELGFLTGYETKVMEEAHIDAVMILGEAFSFEGEFNFGTQKTAKRIQNLVPVMIEHRLTPPPEESYSLHRKMSGAFLLCTKLKCKVNCKELFENVWNNFQFENTNVNQ, from the coding sequence ATGTCTCGCCGTACTAACGAACTTATCGGTTTATTCAAAGGAATCGAAAGTATTAGCAAAGccttaattgaaataaattcaaaagaattaaATACGTTCTGGCAAAACTCTAGTCTGAAAACAGCTTCCGAAAATGTTGCAAGTTGTGCTTCTCAAAGAGTTCAGACCTCTGGTTTCAGTGGATCTGATGCTCGCCAAAGAATATCTGATAGCTTTCAAATATTGTCACAACAGACGTTTGGCATTTTTAATGCACTCTTTAATCAGAACTCCTTGAAAAAAGATATTGAAGTTGAAGAATCGGATGAAGATGTCCTGTCAGATTTCCCAAATATTTATAATACTGAAGATGGAATCGATGACATAGTTATCCAGTCAGAGTTGTTTGCTCCGAAATCTACTGAAGAGAAGGAACAAATCTCCCCAGatataaaggaagagagaaacacCATAGAAGTACCTGCAGTAGAGATGGAACCTCCTAAGAATTTATCTGATGAGCAATCTTCACATGAATATGAGACTGTAACGACTATCAAGGACCCTGAATTACTTTCACCAAAGTACAATCTGGAAACTAAACAAGAGCTATCTAGTATATCAAAAGAAAGGCGTGTACCTTCATCCAGGATTGCAAGGTTAGTTAGTTACAGTGGTCTAGCTGCTGGCCTAGGTATTGGAGCTTTGGCAGAAGTCACACGACGAACACTAGGAAAGAAAACTCCAGATCAAGTTAGTAAAACAATACTTGGGCCTAGTCCTTTCATGACAGAAGCCAACATTGAACGAGTAGTAAGCACATTGTGTCGTGTGAGAGGAGCAGCTCTAAAGCTTGGGCAAATGATGAGCATACAAGACAATACTTTAATTAGTCCTGAACTCCAAAAAATATTTGAACGTGTTCGTATGAGTGCAGATTTCATGCCAAAATGGCAGATGATGAAGATATTAAATTCTGAACTTGGTTCAGAATGGCAAAACAAAGTGTTATCTTTTGATGAGAAACCTTTTGCAGCAGCATCAATTGGCCAAGTTCATCAAGTTACACTTCTTGATGGAAAGATGGCAGCAATGAAAATTCAGTATCCTGGCGTTGCAGAGAGTATTGACAGTGATATAAATAACTTGATGGGAGTATTAAAAATATGGAACTTCATTCCCAAAGGTGCTTATCTTGATAACATGATAGTTGTTGCTAAAAAGGAGTTAACATGGGAAGTTGATTATTCCAGAGAAGCTGAATGTGGACAAAGGTTTTATGAACTTCTGAAAGATGATCCTGTTTTTGTAATTCCAGAAGTATACAAAGAATTAAGTACATCACGAGTTTTAACCACAGGTTATATTGAAGGTGTTGCAATTGATAAATGCATTGAGATTGATCAAGAAACAAGGGACTGGATTGGTAAACATTTACTCAGGCTAACtctaaatgaattatttaattttagatttaTGCAAACTGATCCTAATTGggcaaacttcttttttattcctGAAACAAAACGAATTGGTTTGTTGGATTTTGGTGCTAGTCGCGAATTTAGTAAATCTTTTGTTGATAGATACATGAAAGTTATAAAATCTGCATCTGACCAGAATCGTGATGGTATTCTCAGTGGCTCCCTTGAACTTGGATTTTTAACTGGATATGAAACTAAAGTAATGGAAGAAGCTCATATTGATGCTGTAATGATTTTGGGGGAAGCTTTCTCGTTTGAGGGAGAATTTAATTTTGGTACCCAGAAAACTGCAAAACGCATTCAAAACCTTGTTCCTGTCATGATAGAACACAGATTAACGCCACCTCCAGAGGAATCTTACTCTCTTCACAGAAAAATGTCTGGTGCTTTTCTTTTGtgcacaaaattaaaatgtaaagtaAACTGCAAGGAACTTTTTGAGAATGTATGGAACAATTTCCAATTTGAAAACACAAATGTGAACCAATGA